TGCCCCCCGCCTGCACGATCCCTGAGACCGTCGGCAAGAAGAAGCGCACAAAGACGTACCCGGACGGCGGGACGCTCGTGATTTGCAACTTGCAGAGTACCCCGCTGGATGACCTGAGCGAGGAGCTCCGCGTATGGGCTACGACGGATGATTTGATGGATCGGGTCATGGAGAAACTCGAAATCCCTATCCCGCGGTTTGTGCTGAGGCGGAGGTTGGTGGTTGAGGTTGAGGCGGTAGGGGAGGAGAGGTATCAGCTTACGGCGAGGGGGGTGGATGTCGACGGCACGCCCGCGAGCTTTTTGCAGTCTGTGAGGATGCAAGGGAACAGGCGCGTTGCGCGGACTGAGCCATTTAAAATTCCTTTCCGGGGCGAGGTGGTTGGCGAGACGGAGGTCAAGGTGGAACTGGAGTTTATGGGACACTATGGCGAGCCTGTCTTGGAGATTGGGATGAAGTATAACGGAGAGGAGAAGCTGGAGAGGATGTATCTGCTGGAATATGATCCTTCGACTGGGGCTTGGAAGGTTAGTACACAAGATGATGGGACTTTTGCTAGGCGGGGTGGCACGGCCTGGACAGACGAGGACATGGAGGATTCCCTGATGATTTCGGCCGAGGACGCGGGTGTGCCTAGCCATATCATCGCCTCGTCTGCGGCCAGTGAGGTCATCGACCTAACTTCACCTTGATGTTGCGTGCCTGCTTCTGGAGGACTGAATAACGAACGGTTGATCTGGCATGAGAAGTAGCTCTCTGCTGTCGGGATTTCGAAAAGGATTAAGTATGTCATCTATCTCTTGATGAACGAATCCATCAATCGTAATGAGTAGCAAATCAGAAATGACATCCGAGAACTACAAATATATCATCAACATAGCTGCATGAAAGCAGCATTACTCAATTTTTGTAAGGTACGACTATAGCTATGAACACGCATTACATATCCCATATCCACAAAGTGTCGTGTGAACGTTAATTTTCATGAATTACACATTAAACAAAAGCTCGCTTGAACGTCCATTAAGCATGCGCATGGCTCGTATCAGAGCAGAGCAGCAACTACGACACCAGCGGCTGCGGCCATGATGCCGGAGCCAAGACGCTCAGCAGCGTTGGTGACCTGGACTGGTCCGGTGGTGGTCTTGCTGGGCGAGGCGACGGGCGTCGTGGCAGCGGGAGGAGGGGTACCAGCAGGAGGAGTTTGGGCAGGAGGTGCAGAAGGTGTGCCAGCCGGAGGGGGAACGGGAGTACCGGCGGGAGGGGTGCCAGCGGGTGGGGCAGGGTGAGTGCTCGCTGGCGGCGCGGGAGGAGTGCCAGCCGGGGGAGTACCAGCAGGAGGCGCCGGGTGGGTGCTGGCGGGAGGAGCAGGAGGGGTTCCGGCAGGAGGGGTGCCAGCgggcggcggaggaggcggGCTGCTGGGCGCGGGGTGCACAGTGGTGAAAGTGTGAGGCACGCTCTCGGTGACAGGGCAGAT
The Colletotrichum lupini chromosome 6, complete sequence DNA segment above includes these coding regions:
- a CDS encoding NAD-dependent deacetylase sirtuin-7; this encodes MADSAPKEAEPERREALDILDAKASQLANLIKKSKHFIAFTGAGISTSAGIPDFRGPEGAWTLRAQGRQRTGKTTDTLQAIPTKTHMALVELQDRGILKYLVSQNCDGLHRKSGILPEKISELHGNSNREYCKDCDFRAVATYEKSIRDHRTGRKCPLCNGTLLDTIINFGEYLPAQPLALARSNARKADLCLALGSSLTVPPACTIPETVGKKKRTKTYPDGGTLVICNLQSTPLDDLSEELRVWATTDDLMDRVMEKLEIPIPRFVLRRRLVVEVEAVGEERYQLTARGVDVDGTPASFLQSVRMQGNRRVARTEPFKIPFRGEVVGETEVKVELEFMGHYGEPVLEIGMKYNGEEKLERMYLLEYDPSTGAWKVSTQDDGTFARRGGTAWTDEDMEDSLMISAEDAGVPSHIIASSAASEVIDLTSP